In Leptospira bourretii, a genomic segment contains:
- a CDS encoding DUF1330 domain-containing protein: protein MENQSHWETIVGLQVKDDELYTQYRAEMKELLEKYEGGFRYDFKIGETLKSETNNPINRVFLIYFKNKERKLSFFADPDYKKVREKYFVPSVESTTQIAEYERFFES from the coding sequence ATGGAAAATCAATCTCATTGGGAAACTATCGTTGGTCTACAAGTAAAAGATGATGAACTGTATACACAGTATAGAGCAGAAATGAAAGAACTCTTAGAAAAATACGAAGGGGGATTTCGATATGATTTCAAAATTGGAGAAACATTAAAATCGGAAACAAATAATCCAATCAATCGAGTATTTTTAATCTATTTTAAAAACAAAGAAAGGAAACTCAGCTTTTTCGCAGATCCAGATTACAAAAAAGTCAGAGAAAAATATTTTGTCCCTTCTGTCGAAAGCACAACCCAAATCGCAGAATACGAAAGATTTTTCGAATCATAA
- a CDS encoding acyl-CoA thioesterase, translated as MTNPNDLPAKSPQESAVETRHIVLPNDANHYGTAFGGAIMSWIDLIAAMSAQRHSGHEAVTVSIDRINFITPIQIGDHVNLKAMVNYVGTTSMEVGVQVNRENPYTGEMVRATTAYLSFVALDENKKPCAVPPLRLETDLEKRRFAEGKLRIEMAKEFSAKIKAGRKTI; from the coding sequence GTGACGAATCCTAACGATTTACCAGCCAAGTCACCCCAAGAATCCGCAGTAGAAACAAGGCATATTGTTCTACCCAATGATGCCAACCATTATGGAACTGCATTTGGTGGAGCCATTATGAGTTGGATCGATTTGATTGCTGCTATGTCTGCCCAAAGGCACTCTGGACATGAGGCAGTAACTGTTAGTATCGATCGGATTAATTTTATAACTCCAATTCAAATTGGAGATCATGTAAATTTAAAGGCAATGGTGAATTATGTTGGAACTACTTCAATGGAAGTGGGGGTTCAAGTAAACCGTGAAAATCCCTATACGGGAGAGATGGTTCGAGCAACAACCGCCTATTTATCGTTTGTTGCTTTGGATGAGAACAAAAAACCTTGTGCTGTTCCTCCCTTGCGTTTAGAAACAGATTTGGAAAAACGGCGTTTTGCTGAAGGAAAACTTCGAATTGAAATGGCAAAAGAGTTTTCTGCCAAAATTAAAGCTGGAAGAAAAACCATTTAA